From the genome of Deltaproteobacteria bacterium, one region includes:
- the gmk gene encoding guanylate kinase: MRERLIFIISAPTGVGKTTLCKAMEGKIDTVRRVITHTTREKRKEEVEGVDYYFTSPEKFREGIGKKMFVEWAEVHGNLYGTSKKALQGVLKDGYDVVLPIDVQGARSIKKEFPHAILIFLFPPSFKEWMRRLNETYKKDKMLRLKNALNELEKLFFFDYFIINDSIEQATNDFKCIVIAERQKITVSAVDLREKVNKLIIQLKGEVGNG, translated from the coding sequence ATGCGTGAAAGATTGATTTTTATCATTTCTGCACCTACGGGTGTAGGAAAAACTACATTGTGTAAAGCAATGGAAGGAAAAATAGATACAGTAAGACGAGTAATTACTCATACCACGAGGGAAAAAAGGAAAGAGGAGGTAGAAGGTGTGGATTATTATTTCACCTCGCCAGAAAAATTCCGTGAGGGAATAGGAAAAAAGATGTTTGTGGAATGGGCGGAAGTTCATGGAAATCTATACGGAACGAGTAAAAAAGCGCTTCAGGGGGTTTTAAAAGATGGATATGATGTAGTGCTTCCTATAGATGTGCAAGGTGCGAGAAGTATTAAAAAAGAGTTTCCTCATGCAATTTTAATCTTTCTTTTTCCTCCGTCCTTTAAAGAGTGGATGAGACGATTAAACGAAACATATAAAAAGGATAAGATGTTACGATTAAAAAATGCCCTAAATGAGTTAGAGAAACTATTTTTTTTTGATTATTTCATAATTAATGACTCTATAGAGCAGGCAACCAATGATTTCAAATGTATTGTGATTGCAGAGAGACAAAAAATAACTGTTTCAGCTGTTGATTTACGAGAAAAGGTAAATAAATTAATAATACAATTAAAAGGAGAGGTGGGAAATGGCTGA
- a CDS encoding DUF370 domain-containing protein yields the protein MVISVGFGNIVFTERIIAVISPNSVPIRRMKEESRNKGMLIDITQGRKTRSVIIMDSGHVILSAITINTIRERLEKNA from the coding sequence ATGGTGATAAGTGTAGGTTTTGGGAATATAGTTTTTACAGAGCGGATTATTGCTGTTATTAGTCCTAATTCCGTACCAATAAGACGAATGAAAGAAGAATCAAGGAACAAGGGTATGCTTATTGACATTACGCAGGGGAGAAAGACACGTTCTGTAATTATTATGGATTCAGGTCATGTTATTCTTTCTGCCATCACCATAAATACCATTAGAGAAAGATTGGAAAAAAATGCGTGA
- the rpoZ gene encoding DNA-directed RNA polymerase subunit omega has product MAEKIEEIVHQALKHIKSRYLLVKVASLRERCLARGDRPLVLKDSNTHKNSIVALKECAEGLWDVRYRE; this is encoded by the coding sequence ATGGCTGAGAAAATTGAGGAAATTGTTCATCAAGCCCTGAAACATATAAAGAGTAGATACTTATTGGTGAAGGTTGCTTCCTTAAGGGAAAGATGTCTTGCACGAGGGGACAGGCCTTTGGTTCTTAAGGACAGTAATACACATAAAAATTCTATTGTTGCCCTAAAGGAGTGCGCTGAGGGTTTATGGGATGTTAGATACAGAGAATAA
- the lptB gene encoding LPS export ABC transporter ATP-binding protein: MLEVEGLTKRYGSRTVVKRVNLKVKMGEIVGLLGPNGAGKTTTFYMIAGLIPPDDGKISFNGKDVTHFPVHKRAHLGIVYLPQESSVFRGLTVEENIYAILELVYKDKKARSIMLEKLLEEFRIKHIRKNKAYVVSGGERRRIEVARALALNPKIILLDEPFTGIDPIVIEELRGMILKLKEKNIGVVITDHNVRETLDITDMSYILYEGSIIREGTAHELAGDQEVQELYLGKRFKLE; the protein is encoded by the coding sequence ATGCTTGAGGTGGAAGGTTTAACGAAGAGATATGGTTCCAGAACTGTCGTTAAAAGAGTGAATTTGAAGGTAAAAATGGGTGAAATTGTAGGACTTTTGGGGCCAAACGGAGCAGGCAAAACGACCACTTTTTATATGATTGCTGGCTTAATCCCTCCCGATGATGGAAAGATAAGCTTTAACGGGAAAGATGTTACCCATTTCCCCGTACATAAGAGAGCACATCTGGGCATTGTCTATTTGCCGCAAGAGAGTTCTGTTTTTCGTGGCCTTACAGTGGAAGAGAATATTTATGCAATATTAGAACTCGTGTATAAAGATAAAAAAGCGAGAAGTATTATGTTAGAAAAACTCTTGGAGGAATTCAGGATTAAGCACATCAGAAAAAATAAAGCATATGTTGTTTCAGGAGGAGAAAGAAGAAGGATAGAAGTAGCTAGAGCCTTAGCCTTAAATCCGAAAATTATTCTTTTGGATGAGCCATTTACAGGCATAGACCCCATCGTGATAGAGGAATTGAGAGGTATGATTCTGAAGTTAAAGGAAAAAAATATTGGGGTTGTGATTACAGACCATAATGTAAGAGAAACGCTGGACATTACCGATATGTCATATATACTTTATGAGGGCAGTATAATTCGAGAGGGAACTGCCCACGAATTAGCAGGCGATCAAGAGGTACAAGAGCTGTATCTGGGCAAGCGTTTTAAATTAGAATAG